In a single window of the Panthera leo isolate Ple1 chromosome A1, P.leo_Ple1_pat1.1, whole genome shotgun sequence genome:
- the BEX4 gene encoding LOW QUALITY PROTEIN: protein BEX4 (The sequence of the model RefSeq protein was modified relative to this genomic sequence to represent the inferred CDS: substituted 5 bases at 5 genomic stop codons), with protein MVSKEKQGVKNVNMENAQQENEGEKESPMQDREELCSLGGSEGQNCGGNVNLEXVTXLVPNFXXAIPNKNIDHNEVGDVVGKFLGQMKXIRRKSKEQHRRHFQTPEPDNYYDFCLIP; from the coding sequence ATGGTGTCCAAAGAGAAACAAGGGGTGAAAAATGTCAACATGGAAAATGCCCAAcaggaaaatgaaggagaaaaagagagccccatgcaggacagAGAGGAATTATGCAGTTTGGGAGGGAGTGAAGGCCAGAACTGTGGAGGAAATGTCAACCTGGAGTGAGTGACATGACTTGTCCCTAATTTTTGATAAGCCATACCTAACAAGAATATTGATCACAATGAAGTGGGAGATGTTGTGGGAAAGTTCCTAGGACAGATGAAGTAAATCAGAAGAAAGAGTAAGGAGCAGCACAGGAGGCACTTCCAAACTCCTGAACCTGATAATTATTATGACTTTTGCCTTATACCTTGA